A genomic stretch from Kogia breviceps isolate mKogBre1 chromosome 1, mKogBre1 haplotype 1, whole genome shotgun sequence includes:
- the JUN gene encoding transcription factor Jun, whose amino-acid sequence MTAKMETTFYDDALNASFLQSESGAYGYSNPKILKQSMTLNLADPVGSLKPHLRAKNSDLLTSPDVGLLKLASPELERLIIQSSNGHITTTPTPTQFLCPKNVTDEQEGFAEGFVRALAELHSQNTLPSVTSAAQPVSGAGLVASAVASVAGGGGGGGGGFGASLHSEPPVYANLSNFNPGALSGGGGGGGAPSYGAAGLAFPAQPQQQPPPPPPPPHHLPQQIPVQHPRLQALKEEPQTVPEMPGETPPLSPIDMESQERIKAERKRMRNRIAASKCRKRKLERIARLEEKVKTLKAQNSELASTANMLREQVAQLKQKVMNHVNSGCQLMLTQQLQTF is encoded by the coding sequence ATGACTGCAAAGATGGAAACGACCTTCTACGACGATGCCCTCAACGCCTCGTTCCTCCAGTCCGAGAGCGGCGCCTACGGCTACAGTAACCCCAAGATCCTGAAGCAGAGCATGACCCTGAACCTGGCCGACCCCGTGGGCAGCCTGAAGCCGCACCTCCGGGCCAAGAACTCCGACCTTCTCACCTCGCCCGACGTGGGGCTGCTCAAGCTGGCGTCGCCCGAGCTGGAGCGCCTGATAATCCAGTCCAGCAACGGGCACATCACCACCACGCCGACCCCTACCCAGTTCCTGTGTCCCAAAAACGTGACGGACGAGCAGGAGGGCTTCGCCGAGGGCTTCGTGCGCGCCCTGGCCGAACTGCACAGCCAGAACACGCTGCCCAGCGTCACGTCGGCGGCGCAGCCGGTTAGCGGGGCGGGCCTGGTGGCTTCGGCCGTGGCCTCGgtggcgggcggcggcggcggcggcggcggcggcttcgGCGCCAGCCTGCACAGCGAGCCGCCGGTCTACGCCAACCTCAGCAACTTCAACCCGGGCGCGctgagcggcggcggcggtggcggcggggcGCCCTCCTACGGCGCGGCCGGCCTGGCCTTTCCcgcgcagcctcagcagcagccgccgccgccgccgccgccgccgcaccaCCTGCCCCAGCAGATCCCTGTGCAGCACCCGCGGCTGCAGGCCCTGAAGGAGGAGCCGCAGACGGTCCCCGAGATGCCCGGGGAAACGCCGCCCCTGTCCCCCATCGACATGGAGTCCCAGGAGCGGATCAAGGCGGAGAGGAAGCGCATGAGGAACCGCATCGCTGCCTCCAAGTGCCGGAAAAGGAAGCTGGAGAGAATCGCCCGGCTGGAGGAAAAAGTGAAAACCTTGAAAGCGCAGAACTCGGAGCTGGCGTCCACGGCCAACATGCTCAGGGAACAGGTGGCCCAGCTTAAGCAAAAAGTCATGAACCACGTTAACAGTGGGTGCCAACTCATGCTAACGCAGCAGTTGCAAACGTTTTGA